The following are encoded in a window of Solibacillus sp. FSL R7-0668 genomic DNA:
- the rsfS gene encoding ribosome silencing factor: MNDTLLSIAYKAIDDKRGEDIVALNMQGISLLADYFIIAEGSSERQVQAIAREIKEKAEEAGYNVRKLEGFDTARWILVDMGDVVAHIFHKDERTYYNLERLWGDAPQLDAPQTHNE, translated from the coding sequence ATGAATGATACATTATTAAGCATTGCGTATAAAGCAATTGATGACAAACGCGGGGAGGATATTGTTGCATTAAATATGCAAGGTATTTCACTTTTAGCCGATTATTTCATCATCGCAGAAGGTAGCTCAGAGCGCCAAGTACAAGCAATTGCACGTGAAATTAAAGAAAAAGCAGAAGAAGCAGGCTATAATGTGCGCAAATTAGAAGGCTTCGATACAGCTCGTTGGATTTTAGTAGATATGGGCGATGTTGTGGCGCATATTTTCCACAAAGATGAGCGTACTTACTACAACCTAGAGCGTTTATGGGGAGATGCACCACAATTAGACGCGCCACAAACTCACAATGAATAG
- the yqeK gene encoding bis(5'-nucleosyl)-tetraphosphatase (symmetrical) YqeK, with protein MERQAMLAAIKDRMPNKRYIHTIGVMETAIQLAKRYGQDEKKAEVAAIFHDIAKYADVEWMKKVVYEHHLDPRLLEWNSEILHGPVGAWIVQNEFQIDDEDILNAIRFHTTGRANMTTFEKIIFVADMIEPNRKFPGVDELRAYAKVDLNDAFRACVTHSLLHLVSAQLAIYPVSIECYNSLMRED; from the coding sequence ATGGAGCGTCAAGCAATGTTAGCGGCAATTAAAGATCGTATGCCAAATAAACGGTATATTCATACGATTGGTGTAATGGAAACCGCGATTCAATTGGCAAAGCGCTATGGGCAAGATGAAAAAAAGGCTGAAGTGGCCGCGATTTTTCATGATATTGCTAAATATGCCGATGTCGAATGGATGAAAAAAGTCGTTTACGAACATCATTTAGATCCGCGATTACTAGAATGGAATAGCGAGATTTTACATGGACCTGTTGGCGCATGGATTGTCCAAAACGAATTCCAAATTGACGATGAAGACATCTTAAATGCCATTCGATTCCATACGACTGGACGAGCGAATATGACCACATTTGAAAAAATAATTTTTGTTGCCGACATGATTGAACCAAATCGAAAGTTTCCTGGGGTTGATGAGCTACGTGCCTATGCCAAGGTGGACTTGAATGATGCTTTTCGCGCATGTGTAACGCATTCGCTACTGCATTTAGTAAGTGCGCAATTAGCCATTTATCCGGTTTCAATTGAATGTTACAACAGTTTAATGAGAGAGGACTAA
- a CDS encoding DNA internalization-related competence protein ComEC/Rec2, translating into MLYLVNLWKHNWIYYALSVCISAVASFQSVRLLLLLGLLVGFCSYKKLWKWHLVGIAALGLLTYSYFSYEVEKLQEPVILPAELTWSDQYKINGVMLRGFMKDAQGNNVYVTYEIKSEQQKQELQASQLAGQIYHVTGQQVAPSIPAHRYGFFMGRYLQSKGARGIVEIDNMTLVGTKKTLLQPIYEQRFWLKEHIERTFPPSLAAEAQALLIGLQENVDEELNRAYQKLGITHLFAISGLHVALVSYLFFQLLLRLGVRREVANSLLLILLPIYAVLAGGAPSIWRAVTVVEFIMLAQYFRWKIPMDDALSLSLLFFLLMEPGAIYQIGFQLSYLATYSLVYSSRILARYENFWIQSFFITFVCQILVYPLLLHHFFEISLSSFIANIFFVPLFSFIILPVNLILLMGSFIPLPINHVILAVYEPLRTWLTELILVMQQPIMQMWNPGKPSLFWLVMLYISVFVTFYFLDKGANMKRILATLFIPALIFHFQTYLHGDLKIAFVNVGQGDCIVIEMPYRKSVVMIDAGGLLRFGQEAWKERDTPYEVGRQVVVPYLKGRGIQKIDTFVLTHADADHVEGAEEVLREVRVSEVHVTPNSLNKAVMNDFLEELAHTKTTIKEKMAGDGWQIGDVRFDYIWPQETIYEGNNDSLVLLVRQGAFKALFTGDVEKEGETEIVRLYSTAIERLDVLKAGHHGSKTSSTEAFVQQTLPKLAIFTAGENNRYRHPHIDVVNRFEQRQIPYLTIGEVGTVELYVKHDQVRFETSNQLFHK; encoded by the coding sequence ATGCTTTATTTGGTAAACTTATGGAAGCATAATTGGATTTATTATGCCTTATCGGTTTGTATTAGTGCTGTCGCTAGTTTTCAATCGGTAAGGCTTTTATTATTACTCGGTCTATTAGTTGGTTTTTGTTCCTATAAAAAGTTATGGAAATGGCATTTAGTCGGGATTGCTGCGCTTGGTTTATTGACCTATAGTTATTTTAGCTATGAGGTCGAGAAGTTGCAGGAGCCGGTCATTTTGCCTGCTGAGCTAACTTGGAGCGATCAATACAAAATAAACGGTGTCATGTTGCGAGGCTTTATGAAAGATGCGCAAGGCAACAATGTCTATGTAACCTACGAAATAAAGAGTGAGCAGCAAAAGCAGGAATTACAAGCGAGCCAATTAGCGGGGCAAATTTATCATGTCACGGGCCAGCAAGTAGCGCCTTCCATTCCAGCTCATCGTTACGGCTTTTTCATGGGGCGCTATTTGCAAAGTAAAGGTGCACGTGGCATTGTGGAAATCGACAATATGACGCTTGTGGGCACGAAAAAGACGCTATTACAACCGATTTATGAACAGCGTTTTTGGTTAAAGGAGCATATTGAACGAACGTTTCCACCTTCACTTGCTGCAGAAGCACAGGCATTATTAATTGGTTTGCAGGAAAATGTCGATGAAGAATTGAACCGCGCATATCAAAAACTAGGCATTACGCATTTGTTTGCGATATCGGGGCTTCATGTGGCCCTTGTATCCTACTTGTTTTTTCAACTATTATTACGTTTAGGTGTACGGCGTGAAGTGGCAAATAGTCTGTTGCTTATTTTATTGCCGATTTATGCCGTTTTAGCGGGTGGTGCGCCGTCGATTTGGCGTGCGGTTACGGTTGTTGAATTCATTATGCTGGCACAATACTTTCGCTGGAAAATTCCAATGGACGATGCGTTGTCACTGAGTCTCCTCTTTTTTTTACTGATGGAGCCCGGTGCAATCTATCAGATAGGCTTTCAATTATCTTATTTGGCTACGTACAGTCTTGTATACTCAAGCCGCATTTTAGCGCGCTATGAAAATTTTTGGATTCAGTCCTTTTTTATTACATTTGTTTGTCAAATCCTCGTTTACCCACTGCTTTTACATCATTTTTTCGAAATTAGTTTATCATCCTTTATTGCCAATATCTTTTTTGTGCCATTGTTTTCCTTCATTATTTTACCTGTCAATTTAATTTTACTCATGGGCTCCTTCATTCCCCTACCGATTAATCACGTAATTCTTGCTGTTTATGAGCCGCTTCGTACATGGCTGACCGAGCTGATTCTCGTGATGCAGCAGCCGATTATGCAAATGTGGAATCCCGGGAAGCCGTCCTTATTTTGGTTGGTTATGCTATATATTTCGGTGTTTGTGACCTTTTATTTCCTTGATAAAGGCGCAAATATGAAAAGAATCCTTGCAACATTATTTATCCCGGCGCTTATTTTTCATTTTCAAACGTATTTACATGGGGATTTAAAAATCGCCTTTGTCAATGTGGGACAAGGGGATTGTATTGTTATTGAAATGCCCTACCGAAAATCCGTTGTTATGATTGATGCTGGAGGCTTGCTGCGCTTTGGTCAAGAGGCTTGGAAGGAACGGGATACGCCCTATGAAGTGGGGAGGCAAGTCGTTGTTCCTTATTTAAAGGGGCGTGGCATTCAAAAAATTGATACCTTTGTACTGACACATGCGGATGCAGATCATGTGGAGGGGGCAGAGGAGGTATTGCGGGAGGTTCGTGTTTCGGAAGTACATGTCACACCGAATTCACTTAATAAAGCGGTAATGAATGATTTTTTAGAGGAGCTAGCCCATACAAAGACGACCATAAAAGAAAAAATGGCGGGTGATGGCTGGCAAATTGGCGATGTACGCTTTGATTATATTTGGCCACAAGAGACGATCTATGAAGGCAATAATGATTCTTTGGTGCTGTTAGTAAGGCAGGGCGCGTTTAAGGCGTTATTTACAGGGGATGTAGAAAAGGAGGGGGAAACGGAAATTGTACGGCTCTATAGCACGGCGATTGAACGGCTCGATGTCTTAAAGGCAGGGCATCATGGCAGTAAAACGTCGAGTACGGAAGCATTTGTACAGCAAACGTTGCCAAAGCTTGCGATTTTTACAGCAGGTGAAAATAATCGTTATAGGCATCCTCATATTGATGTTGTCAACCGTTTTGAACAACGCCAAATTCCGTATTTAACAATAGGAGAGGTCGGCACCGTGGAACTGTATGTGAAACATGACCAAGTTCGATTCGAAACGTCGAATCAATTATTTCATAAATAA
- the aroE gene encoding shikimate dehydrogenase, translating into MKKWFAVIGDPIAQSKSPEMHNAWYEQEDVDATYIPVHVKPENLQQAVASFKLLGASGWNVTIPHKQTIIPHLDELDELAQKMGAVNTVVRTAEGKLKGYNTDGPGFVKSLEEAIGTAKRQQPVLVIGAGGAARGIAFALQMAGYENITMANRTVQKAQQIIDEMNAGKAISMQQAEANLDAYRIFIQTTPAGMSTGDFSLPFSLDKFPTGAIAADIVYNPLMTPFLRAAEQKGATIVNGLGMFVHQGAIAYEHWLGSYPNTNAMIARLSEQLGGK; encoded by the coding sequence ATGAAAAAGTGGTTTGCGGTTATTGGAGATCCGATTGCACAATCAAAATCTCCTGAAATGCACAATGCGTGGTATGAGCAGGAAGATGTCGATGCAACGTATATTCCAGTACACGTAAAGCCTGAAAATTTACAGCAGGCCGTTGCGTCGTTTAAGCTACTAGGTGCGAGTGGCTGGAACGTCACAATTCCACACAAACAAACGATCATTCCACATCTAGACGAATTAGATGAACTGGCCCAAAAAATGGGTGCCGTCAATACCGTTGTACGAACAGCAGAGGGCAAGCTGAAAGGCTATAACACGGATGGCCCAGGCTTTGTCAAGTCACTGGAAGAAGCGATTGGTACGGCAAAGCGTCAACAGCCTGTTCTGGTAATCGGTGCGGGTGGTGCAGCGCGTGGCATTGCGTTTGCACTTCAAATGGCGGGCTATGAAAATATCACTATGGCGAATCGCACAGTTCAAAAGGCACAACAAATCATCGACGAAATGAATGCCGGTAAAGCCATTTCCATGCAGCAAGCCGAAGCAAATTTAGATGCCTATCGAATATTTATTCAAACAACACCAGCAGGCATGTCAACAGGAGATTTTTCATTACCATTTTCTCTTGATAAGTTCCCAACAGGGGCAATTGCAGCTGATATTGTGTATAATCCATTAATGACGCCTTTTTTGCGAGCGGCTGAGCAAAAAGGAGCAACAATTGTCAACGGCTTAGGCATGTTCGTTCATCAAGGGGCGATCGCTTATGAGCATTGGTTAGGCAGTTACCCAAATACAAATGCAATGATTGCTCGCTTATCAGAGCAATTAGGAGGAAAATAG
- the gpr gene encoding GPR endopeptidase — MQGITWNRTDLIDETAEVVLQTDEQHKEKLQETSGIQIEESQQNRVKVTKVEVSEVGERQIHKKQGVYVTLSIPTLTSEDQHGFSQMQESLIHYLEEMHKEIPITTDSKILVIGLGNKTITPDAIGPYVIDAMHKKQSELESPEFILYAPGVTAQTGFETSDYVQALTESIKPELVIIIDALATSGSARLCRTIQLTNTGIQPGGGVGNHRKEISKEVLNVPISAIGIPTVVEAPILMADAVEAVFQSIAAKISEKGKPSSKLSVTNWTSSKEKLDLTSLEPIFGQWVTWSNEDRRQLFEEVFSSHPERLIVTPKEVDFWLTQFAVLLSESLFEWIKNARKSF; from the coding sequence ATGCAAGGAATTACTTGGAATCGGACAGATTTAATTGATGAGACAGCAGAAGTTGTTTTACAAACGGATGAGCAACATAAAGAAAAATTACAAGAAACCAGTGGGATTCAAATTGAAGAATCACAGCAAAATCGGGTAAAGGTCACGAAGGTGGAAGTCAGTGAAGTTGGGGAAAGACAGATTCATAAAAAACAAGGGGTCTATGTGACGTTATCCATTCCCACATTAACCTCTGAAGACCAGCACGGCTTTTCGCAAATGCAGGAATCTCTTATTCATTATTTAGAAGAGATGCATAAGGAAATTCCTATAACGACCGATTCGAAAATTTTAGTTATTGGATTGGGGAATAAAACGATTACCCCTGATGCAATTGGACCATATGTCATTGACGCCATGCATAAAAAGCAATCAGAGCTAGAATCCCCGGAGTTTATTTTGTATGCGCCAGGTGTGACAGCACAAACAGGCTTTGAAACAAGCGATTATGTACAAGCTTTGACAGAAAGCATTAAACCTGAGCTTGTCATTATTATTGATGCGCTTGCAACGAGTGGTAGTGCAAGACTATGCCGTACAATTCAATTAACGAATACAGGCATCCAGCCGGGTGGTGGTGTAGGGAATCACCGAAAAGAAATTTCAAAGGAAGTGTTAAACGTACCAATAAGCGCGATTGGTATTCCTACAGTTGTAGAGGCACCCATTTTGATGGCCGATGCTGTCGAAGCAGTGTTTCAATCGATTGCCGCAAAAATTAGCGAAAAAGGAAAGCCTTCTAGTAAATTATCTGTGACGAATTGGACTTCATCAAAGGAAAAGCTTGATTTAACATCATTAGAACCGATATTTGGTCAATGGGTAACATGGTCTAATGAGGATCGCCGTCAACTGTTTGAGGAAGTGTTTAGCTCCCATCCTGAACGCCTTATTGTGACACCAAAAGAGGTGGATTTTTGGTTAACTCAATTTGCCGTATTACTAAGTGAAAGTTTATTTGAATGGATAAAAAATGCTAGAAAATCGTTCTAA
- a CDS encoding class I SAM-dependent DNA methyltransferase, producing MNSYERFAEVYDELMTDIPYGQYVQWITRHAPAIQFKQLLDIGCGTGTLASLLHAEGYQVSGIDLSEDMLAVASARMAANGITMPLFAMSMDEIEGFDGLDVAIIPIDSINYVKDEANVMETLKRIYVSLRDGGQLFFDVHSLFKMDEIFLDGPFTYDDGELTYVWHTEPGEFEHSVYHQMTFFVQTAGDLFERFDEEHFQRTFAIGQYEMWLKEIGFASVEISADWTDEAPHDESERIFIRAVK from the coding sequence ATGAATAGTTATGAGCGTTTTGCAGAGGTGTATGACGAGCTGATGACGGATATTCCGTATGGGCAGTATGTACAATGGATTACACGCCATGCACCCGCAATACAATTCAAGCAATTATTAGATATTGGCTGTGGTACTGGAACATTAGCAAGTTTGCTCCATGCAGAGGGCTATCAGGTGTCTGGAATTGATTTATCAGAAGACATGTTGGCTGTGGCAAGTGCACGAATGGCAGCAAACGGGATCACAATGCCGTTATTTGCGATGAGTATGGACGAAATCGAAGGCTTTGACGGCTTAGATGTTGCCATTATACCGATTGATTCGATTAACTATGTAAAAGACGAGGCAAACGTTATGGAAACGTTAAAGCGTATTTATGTGAGTTTGCGCGACGGTGGGCAATTGTTTTTTGATGTGCATTCCCTATTTAAAATGGACGAAATCTTTTTAGATGGGCCATTTACGTATGATGATGGTGAATTGACCTATGTTTGGCATACCGAGCCAGGTGAATTTGAGCATTCCGTCTATCATCAAATGACGTTTTTTGTACAAACAGCAGGCGATTTATTTGAACGCTTTGACGAAGAGCATTTTCAGCGTACCTTTGCCATAGGGCAATATGAGATGTGGTTAAAAGAAATCGGCTTTGCATCGGTTGAAATTTCAGCAGATTGGACTGACGAAGCACCACACGATGAAAGTGAACGTATTTTTATTCGCGCGGTCAAATAG
- the rpsT gene encoding 30S ribosomal protein S20: protein MPNIKSAIKRVKVNEKANAANVQAKSAMRTTVKKAELAIAEGAANAQELVVAASKALDKAASKGLIHKNAASRKKSRLAKKA from the coding sequence ATGCCAAACATTAAATCTGCTATTAAACGTGTAAAAGTTAACGAAAAAGCTAACGCTGCAAACGTACAAGCTAAATCAGCTATGCGTACTACAGTAAAAAAAGCTGAACTAGCGATCGCTGAAGGTGCTGCAAACGCACAAGAATTAGTAGTTGCTGCTTCTAAAGCATTAGATAAAGCTGCTTCTAAAGGTCTTATTCACAAAAACGCGGCTTCTCGTAAAAAGTCTCGTTTAGCGAAAAAAGCTTAA
- a CDS encoding helix-hairpin-helix domain-containing protein, giving the protein MQPFLEKYKKWAVIAGTVIAALILYFFTIDDSSQPSSLQTIEPITPLAAIEPTEPEIIEKSPPEAYMIDVKGAVRYPGVYTLEEGMRIVDAIEAAGGYTEQANPTLINHAQKLQDEMVLYIPKVGEQLTEELETLVTAAASPSSSSGGGGVNKSGKININKADESQLTQLPGIGPSKANAIIGHRTEQGSFQVIEDLKKVTGIGEKTFEQLKELIDVK; this is encoded by the coding sequence GTGCAGCCGTTTTTAGAGAAGTATAAAAAGTGGGCTGTGATTGCAGGAACTGTCATCGCAGCACTCATACTTTATTTTTTCACCATTGACGATTCATCCCAACCTTCCTCATTGCAAACTATTGAACCGATCACACCGCTTGCAGCCATTGAACCTACCGAACCTGAAATAATTGAAAAGAGTCCACCTGAAGCGTATATGATCGATGTGAAAGGCGCTGTTCGTTATCCGGGGGTATATACCCTTGAAGAAGGAATGCGCATTGTGGATGCCATAGAAGCGGCAGGAGGCTATACGGAACAGGCCAATCCGACACTCATTAACCATGCACAAAAGCTACAAGATGAAATGGTGCTCTATATCCCAAAAGTTGGTGAGCAGCTAACGGAGGAGCTTGAAACGCTTGTAACAGCTGCTGCAAGTCCTTCCTCATCTAGTGGCGGAGGTGGGGTCAATAAATCCGGCAAAATCAATATCAATAAGGCAGATGAAAGTCAATTGACGCAGCTGCCAGGCATCGGTCCCTCAAAGGCCAATGCGATTATTGGTCATCGTACAGAGCAGGGGTCGTTTCAAGTGATTGAGGATTTGAAGAAGGTAACAGGAATCGGTGAAAAGACATTTGAACAACTAAAAGAGTTAATTGATGTAAAGTAA
- a CDS encoding YqzM family protein: MAGHQDPNYVTENPFEGRGRAMKGNDFPDAGYGFAIGGGFFITLFIIAVIVEAAVRL; encoded by the coding sequence ATGGCAGGACATCAAGATCCAAACTACGTAACTGAAAACCCATTTGAAGGTCGCGGCCGCGCAATGAAAGGTAACGACTTCCCAGATGCAGGTTACGGTTTCGCTATCGGCGGCGGTTTCTTCATCACATTGTTCATCATTGCGGTTATTGTAGAAGCAGCTGTACGTTTATAA
- the holA gene encoding DNA polymerase III subunit delta yields MMTKVWQDIKKGNFAPVYLIVGEESYFIDETIMRLKTALSAQDEAEVMTFDLNEQPIDYVIDEADTIPFFTERKLIIAKNASFLKATEKGKEKIEHDVKRLENWLNNPTDTAVTVFIAPYEKLDERKKMTKLMKEKCVVLLAETPQNNDLNVWIQNEAQKHGKAISDNAIGKLLEMVGPNMLQLQMEIEKMALYLGEELEMTIDLVEDLVAKTLEHDAFKMLNAYLEHNQEEALKIYHDLLRQKEEPIKLVGLLASNIRTMNHIFYLQKKGYHQQQIAKQLKIHPYRVQIISGQRNRPSEQRLLQALYSLADVDLQLKTTGGNRERHLELFLMKKL; encoded by the coding sequence ATGATGACAAAAGTATGGCAAGATATAAAAAAAGGGAATTTCGCTCCAGTATATTTAATAGTAGGGGAAGAATCCTACTTTATAGATGAAACGATTATGCGCTTGAAAACGGCGCTCAGTGCACAAGATGAGGCGGAAGTGATGACGTTTGATCTAAACGAACAGCCGATTGATTATGTGATCGATGAGGCCGATACAATCCCTTTCTTTACGGAGCGTAAATTAATTATCGCCAAAAACGCTTCCTTTTTAAAAGCGACAGAAAAAGGGAAGGAAAAAATAGAGCATGATGTTAAGCGTCTTGAAAATTGGCTGAACAACCCGACAGATACGGCAGTCACAGTATTTATCGCCCCCTATGAAAAGCTGGATGAGCGTAAAAAAATGACCAAGCTTATGAAAGAAAAATGTGTCGTCCTACTTGCCGAAACACCGCAAAATAATGATTTAAATGTGTGGATACAAAATGAGGCGCAAAAGCACGGCAAAGCCATTTCAGACAATGCAATCGGTAAGCTTTTGGAAATGGTAGGACCGAATATGCTGCAACTTCAAATGGAAATCGAAAAAATGGCGCTTTATTTAGGTGAGGAGCTTGAAATGACGATTGACTTAGTGGAGGATTTGGTAGCGAAAACATTGGAGCATGATGCCTTTAAAATGCTTAATGCCTATTTAGAGCATAATCAAGAAGAGGCATTGAAAATTTATCATGATTTGCTTCGTCAAAAAGAAGAGCCAATTAAATTGGTAGGATTGCTTGCGAGCAATATTCGTACGATGAATCATATCTTTTATTTGCAAAAGAAGGGCTATCATCAACAGCAGATCGCCAAACAGCTCAAAATCCACCCATACCGCGTTCAAATCATTTCAGGACAGAGAAATCGACCGAGTGAGCAACGCCTGTTACAGGCACTCTACAGCCTCGCAGATGTAGATTTACAGCTAAAGACGACAGGTGGCAATCGTGAACGTCACTTAGAATTATTTTTAATGAAAAAATTATAA
- a CDS encoding ComE operon protein 2 produces MERITWDQFFMAQSHLLALRSTCTRLAVGATIVREKRIIAGGYNGSISGDEHCIEQGCYVVDNHCVRTVHAETNALLQCAKYGTPANGADLYVTHFPCLPCTKTIIQAGIKNIYYAKDYKNSTYALELFAKANVQVVHIPFDEAKIDFLQDEKFALTFNMLEKMRALGASHEELLPFEEKMHALFGKLMEA; encoded by the coding sequence ATGGAGCGTATTACTTGGGATCAATTTTTTATGGCACAAAGTCATTTATTAGCATTGCGTAGTACTTGTACACGCTTAGCTGTTGGCGCAACAATTGTTCGCGAAAAACGCATTATTGCAGGTGGCTATAACGGCTCGATTTCGGGTGACGAGCATTGTATTGAACAGGGGTGCTATGTTGTGGATAATCATTGTGTGCGTACGGTGCATGCAGAGACCAACGCCTTATTACAATGTGCAAAGTACGGTACACCAGCAAATGGGGCCGACCTTTATGTAACGCATTTCCCGTGCTTACCTTGTACGAAAACGATTATTCAAGCCGGAATTAAAAACATCTACTATGCAAAGGATTATAAAAATAGTACATATGCATTAGAATTATTTGCAAAAGCAAATGTTCAGGTTGTACATATTCCTTTTGATGAAGCGAAAATTGATTTTTTACAAGATGAAAAATTTGCGTTAACATTTAACATGCTTGAAAAAATGCGTGCTTTAGGTGCGAGCCATGAAGAGCTGCTCCCGTTTGAGGAGAAGATGCATGCTTTATTTGGTAAACTTATGGAAGCATAA
- the yhbY gene encoding ribosome assembly RNA-binding protein YhbY, with amino-acid sequence MLTGKQKRFLRAEAHHLDPIFQVGKGGVNDAMLTQLRDVLEARELIKVRILDNCEEDKKDVAQALAEGTRAELVQLIGLTVVLYKESRNNKKIVLPKAQAK; translated from the coding sequence ATGTTAACAGGTAAACAAAAACGTTTTTTACGTGCTGAGGCACATCATTTAGATCCAATCTTCCAAGTAGGAAAAGGTGGCGTAAATGATGCCATGCTTACACAATTACGCGATGTATTAGAAGCGCGTGAACTGATCAAAGTACGTATTTTAGATAATTGTGAAGAAGACAAAAAAGACGTAGCACAAGCGTTAGCGGAAGGTACTCGCGCAGAGCTCGTACAATTAATCGGATTAACGGTTGTGTTATATAAAGAATCTCGCAACAACAAAAAAATCGTATTACCAAAAGCACAAGCGAAATAA
- a CDS encoding nicotinate-nucleotide adenylyltransferase, producing the protein MKKVGLFGGTFNPPHIGHLIMANEVYVALGLSEVRFMPNAKAPHKEVSQSATNEQRLKMVELAIEGVPYFKLETFELERGGISYTYDTMKALCEREPDVVFYFIIGGDMIDSLHTWYRIDELVELVHFVGVKRPGFEAKTDYNVQMVEAPEINLSSTFIRNRLQQQGSLKYLLPETVEQYIRKEGLYGASSNVSGN; encoded by the coding sequence ATGAAGAAGGTTGGTCTTTTTGGAGGGACATTTAATCCGCCACATATTGGTCATTTAATAATGGCGAATGAGGTGTATGTGGCACTTGGTTTGTCAGAAGTACGCTTTATGCCAAATGCAAAAGCACCGCATAAAGAGGTATCTCAATCTGCCACAAATGAACAGCGTTTAAAAATGGTTGAGCTTGCAATTGAAGGCGTACCTTATTTTAAGCTGGAAACGTTTGAGCTTGAGCGTGGAGGCATATCCTATACGTACGATACGATGAAGGCATTATGTGAACGCGAACCCGATGTAGTATTTTATTTCATCATTGGTGGCGATATGATTGACTCGCTTCATACATGGTATCGCATTGATGAGTTGGTCGAGCTTGTCCATTTTGTTGGAGTGAAGCGTCCAGGTTTTGAGGCCAAAACAGATTATAATGTACAAATGGTGGAAGCACCGGAGATTAATCTTTCTTCAACATTTATTCGGAATCGATTACAACAGCAAGGCTCCCTAAAGTATTTATTACCCGAAACAGTGGAGCAGTATATTCGAAAGGAAGGTCTCTATGGAGCGTCAAGCAATGTTAGCGGCAATTAA